From Mucilaginibacter gotjawali:
TGAAGTTTAGCTTTATTCGGCCGGAGCAGCCTTGGGTTTTAAAAATTGTTTGGTGATCAACTTATAGGCCAGTATCAAGCCGGTCATCAATAAGGTGAAACCCAATATCCAGTTGATCAGGTTATGCTGTGCCTTCAGCGCGGCCATTAAATAATTACCCGCAACACCGTAAATAATAAATGAGGTGCAGGTGCCTGACCCGATAGCTATAATATAAAGGTTGTAAGCCCTGGCTGTGCTGATCAACACCTTCCGGCCCTTTAATACGGCAGTCCAGCCCATCCAGAAAGGTAAATGAAGCGGGTTAAGCAAACTAAGGGCAAGCCCGGAATAAAAAGCATTCATGCCGACAAAGGGCAAAACATCCGCGAAGTTTTTCATATGGAATGCGGCTTCCAGCGTCCGGTAGGCCAGTAATAAGATGGCGATACAGGCCGCTATGCTCAGGAGGAGAAAAAGCCTTTTCAGATGAGCCAGCTTATCGATCACGATCAGCGCGATCCGCACGAGCACCACTTCTACCAGTATCGCAGCAGCTCCGAACTGGAAAGCACCCATGAAATTATTATTCAGGGCGAAATTGGCAACGCTGGTATTTAAGGTGCCTATCGGCAGGGAACCGATGAAACTGATACTAAAGGCAACCAGGAAAAGCTTGGTATATCTGGCAAGACTCATGACACTAATTTTTCGTACGCTGTATTATTTTTTAACATTTCCCTTCCCTGGCGGTAGGTCATATAGTCCAGCCCCTGATTGTCATGGTTTAGCCTGCTGATGCGGTATAACAGCGTCCAGTGCCTGATAATTTCGCTCCAGGCGAACCATAGAGAATGTTGAGGGTCGTAAATATGTGTCGGCTCGCTTCCCGCGCCGTTCAATTCAACGATAGAAAAATTCTTCCCCTCACTTAGTTCTTCCCAGGTATTATACATGACATCAAGCCTGCCGAAATAAAATTCAGGGACCTGGCGGCATATGTTGTCAATCGTGTTCGTAAGTTGTTTGCTGATCAAATGGCTCAGGTCGATAAACTTGGCACCGCGGGCATGGTTACCATAAGGTACCAGCTTATGTACTTCACCTGCTGATAAA
This genomic window contains:
- a CDS encoding LysE family transporter, encoding MSLARYTKLFLVAFSISFIGSLPIGTLNTSVANFALNNNFMGAFQFGAAAILVEVVLVRIALIVIDKLAHLKRLFLLLSIAACIAILLLAYRTLEAAFHMKNFADVLPFVGMNAFYSGLALSLLNPLHLPFWMGWTAVLKGRKVLISTARAYNLYIIAIGSGTCTSFIIYGVAGNYLMAALKAQHNLINWILGFTLLMTGLILAYKLITKQFLKPKAAPAE